From the Solanum lycopersicum chromosome 10, SLM_r2.1 genome, one window contains:
- the LOC138338699 gene encoding uncharacterized protein, giving the protein MHNGKVIVYASKQLKLHEKNYTTHDLGLDAVAFALKIWRHFLYGVHVDIFTDHKILQYVLSEKDLNHRQMRLSTGSTTHVELEKRELAKDVHRLARQGVRLMDPKEGGIMVTDGAESSLVFEVKEKQDHDQILLDLKADVFKQRVLSLNKGEGDGVYQGRLCLPSVDGLEERIIKETHSYRYSIYPGSTKMYRKLREVYWLKGMRREFLSLFPSARIASK; this is encoded by the exons ATGCATAATGGCAAGGTTATAGTTTATGCCTCCAAACAATTGAAacttcatgagaagaattatacAACTCATGACTTAGGATTGGATGCAGTTGCTTTtgctttgaagatatggagacatttcTTGTAcggtgttcatgttgacatattcactgatcacaagatCTTACAATATGTGTTGTCCGAGAAAGACCTCAATCATAGACAAATGAG GTTATCTACGGGGAGTACCACCCATGTTGAGCTTGAAAAAAGGGAGTTAGCCAAAGATGTGCACAGACTTGCACGCCAGGGAGTTAGGCTTATGGATCCAAAAGAAGGAGGAATAATGGTGACAGATGGGGCTGAGTCATCATTAGTGTTCGAAGTAAAAGAGAAGCAAGACCATGACCAAATTTTACTGGATTTGAAGGCAGATGTTtttaagcaaagagtattatctttgaacaagggggagggAGATGGTGtgtatcaaggtagattgtgtttACCTAGTGTGGATGGACTAGAAGAGAGGATCATAAAGGAAACTCATAGCTATAGATATTCCATATATccgggttccacaaagatgtaccgcAAGTTAAGAGAAGTATATTGGTTGAAAGGTATGAGAAGGGAATTTCTAAGTTTGTTTCCAAGTGCCCGAATTGCTAGCAAGTAA
- the LOC138338700 gene encoding uncharacterized protein, which yields MAAPLNLEEGKSSTRPPHFKGHFYSWWKVRMHDYLMAEDNELWDIVLDGPFVPTIEEKDGEKTILVQKPRQKYEEADRKKIENGFKAKTLLVYGIGPDKYNRLSACESAKEILDCLKTAHEGIEQVKESKIDMLTSRYENFKMK from the coding sequence atGGCAGCTCCACTTAACCTCGAAGAAGGTAAGTCATCAACAAGACCTCCCCATTTCAAGGGACATTTctacagttggtggaaagttagaatgcacGATTACCTCATGGCTGAAGACAATGAGTTATGGGATATTGTATTGGATGGACCGTTCGTTCCAACGATAGAAGAAAAGGATGGAGAGAAGACTATTCTTGTTCAAAAGCCTAGACAGAAATATGAAGAAGCTGACAGGAAAAAGATTGAGAACGGtttcaaagctaaaactcttctTGTCTATGGGATAGGACCTGATAAGTACAACAGACTGTCAGCTTGTGAGTCTGCTAAGGAAATTTTGGACTGTTTGAAGACTGCACATGAAGGAATtgaacaagtcaaagaatctAAGATTGACATGCTTACCTCACGGTAtgagaacttcaaaatgaagtAA